The following nucleotide sequence is from Solidesulfovibrio carbinolicus.
ATAATCCACGCGCCATGGCCCGGCTTGGCCTCATCAAAATTTTACATCAGTCTTCTAAGGGCGTTACCAACAATGCACACCTTGGCACGCACCCTGCTTAAGGAAAGGCAAGAGACGCGCAGGAACCCAAAACAACTTTACATACCAGGAGACACGCCATGCTGACCGCCATCACCCAGTTCATCCGTGACGAAGAAGGCGCCACCGCGGTGGAATACGGCCTCATGGCCGCCCTGATCGCCGCCGTCATCATCACCGCCGTCACCTCCATCGGCACCAAGCTCACCGCCACCTTCACCGAGATCGCCGGCAAGCTGGGCAGCTAAATTTCGCCTGCTTCGCGAAGCAAAAGGGCCGTCCCGGGCAAGGGGACGGCCCTTTTCGTTTTGGCTGCCGGGCCAGCCGCCAGGACCAGCCGACCCTGGAAAGGCCAAGGCGCATGACCGGCTCCTGCGTATGCCAAGCCGCCTCGCCCAGGGTCCACCGCCTCCCGGCTGTTGTCCCTGGTTGCGCCGCGTATCGTCCAACCGGCACGGCCAAGCCGGCCGACACCCCCCAGGCCCCGACGACTCCATTTCTCCTGGAACGGCCCACGCATAATCCACGCGCCATGGCCCGGCTTGGCCTCATCAAAATTTTACATCAGTCTTCTAAGGGCGTTACCAACAATGCACACCTTGGCACGCACCCTGCTTAAGGAAAGGCAAGAGACGCGCAGGAACCCAAAACAACTTTACATACCAGGAGACACGCCATGCTGACCGCCATCACCCAGTTCATCCGTGACGAAGAAGGCGCCACCGCGGTGGAATACGGCCTCATGGCCGCCCTGATCGCCGCCGTCATCATCACCGCCGTCACCTCCATCGGCACCAAGCTCACCGCCACCTTCACCGAGATCGCCGGCAAGCTGGGCAGCTAAATTTCGCCTGCTTCGCGAAGCAAAAGGGCCGTCCCGGGCAAGGGGACGGCCCTTTTCGTTTGCCGAGCGCCCGACATTTTGGCATCCCGAAAGGACAGGAGACCGCCCCATGGACGTCAACACCCACCA
It contains:
- a CDS encoding Flp family type IVb pilin; protein product: MLTAITQFIRDEEGATAVEYGLMAALIAAVIITAVTSIGTKLTATFTEIAGKLGS